A region from the Fusarium musae strain F31 chromosome 1, whole genome shotgun sequence genome encodes:
- a CDS encoding hypothetical protein (EggNog:ENOG41) yields the protein MLRRNSSRKKNRRPLSRSKSTNSVARSPIRDLESINPARAERDANIAAVVSYQRAQDRDSSEGMLFPRDPASFYPDRSDGTGSIIRHSLERTDSALSGHGSSNIARQKSVRFTGPLAHPRRNFAPRANGGRDSPTKATSAIHAFGNANARPSPTLSFQDERPDNFSLTRRYLETLQLPDSCYHPEEDAASMAATYKKVRKSRSMVTSSHAETGTISSKTWSARTRQPPPVPRRLPKSSENEQLKPAMPPNASLRASTSMSFLKTRRRLAASRSSSRGDDHDLAVQLAREKFRQIQEQDAKKSQSPTLLRPKHTQSENSPFRKSMRNSSNHTAVSALSTISASKQRGIRKTARKVSHGLRSRLRGLFGRGKSSEDSDKHELEQVAAENDSDAESCLHNGDVEATEEASMFHVTSHVPSLHDVPSNQQLRSRKGSVESLGDGDQHIPDDKSRVTSWTNSMTNTVTSHGTTGDWERQRLSVIKENGTHIPSSARSIEYLEQQTRDMIADMSVDSERVYSALMERLARKEPTDRVLQSQPGSVKSRVTNTGDSNGQSINRQWDCSTIRCVRPDDNIFRDNKDHSSRSSSSATEVPEHKNKHQPQADHTSTVEHTDAHTDALDWSDDRTHSESERTSVLLQGLEPHKTITQRSSAFFASPSCQSFRSPSPYRRALRASQMNSEEEQDAFQGSRYLHSLSTLCLPTRQDSSPSSGKDLQVGDAESVYSCVGDDANPVLSASENTAGQNETCIYNDPVPPLEIPARLSYRQHQRDTSTASSVEWKTWLSSKVSQLEAPLTPSKREKWNDVLPTLGHVREHASIGSTPEHFTPTKDGTPNRSPLSNVKGNAQIFQGGGSPTRSTRQVLIGYDENAAPSYKANTYTKGRPPSIPPRSTLRAVPSLPSVGSRGYIPDAGLVKEMPRMRSLNTIGRLNSTPEESINKRRSRTRVTGWQASPTKSSPGVRAQPPRTGSPALRGDFGLKYPIRPQAAERQQGDTLRDRESDAQAMGSKTMVDLFLSSRRNQGDGRSSGFGSSPAAFL from the coding sequence ATGCTGCGACGTAACAGCTCTCGAAAGAAGAATCGCCGTCCACTGAGTCGAAGCAAATCCACCAATTCTGTCGCCCGCAGTCCCATCCGCGATCTCGAATCCATCAACCCTGCCAGGGCTGAACGAGATGCCAACATTGCTGCTGTAGTGTCGTATCAACGAGCTCAAGACAGAGACAGTAGTGAAGGAATGCTATTTCCACGGGACCCTGCGAGCTTCTATCCCGACAGGAGTGATGGCACTGGCAGCATCATCAGACACAGCCTGGAGCGGACTGACAGTGCTCTGAGCGGCCATGGCAGTTCAAACATCGCTCGACAGAAAAGCGTTCGCTTTACCGGGCCGTTAGCTCATCCACGCAGGAATTTTGCACCCAGAGCGAATGGTGGAAGAGATTCTCCGACAAAAGCAACTTCCGCGATCCATGCTTTCGGGAACGCAAACGCCAGACCCTCACCCACGCTGTCGTTCCAAGACGAACGACCAGATAACTTCTCCCTTACCCGACGTTACCTAGAGACACTGCAGCTACCCGACTCGTGTTACCacccagaagaagatgctgctTCGATGGCTGCAACCTACAAAAAGGTCAGGAAGTCCCGGTCAATGGTGACATCCTCGCATGCAGAGACAGGGACAATTTCTAGCAAGACCTGGTCTGCAAGGACTCGCCAGCCGCCTCCAGTTCCTCGACGTCTACCTAAGAGTAGCGAAAATGAACAGCTAAAGCCTGCGATGCCCCCCAATGCCAGTCTCAGAGCTTCTACGTCAATGAGCTTCCTCAAAACCCGGCGACGGCTGGCGGCGTCACGCTCAAGCAGTCGTGGTGATGATCATGATCTGGCAGTTCAACTTGCTAGAGAGAAATTTCGACAGATACAGGAACAAGATGCCAAAAAGAGCCAATCGCCTACTTTGCTACGCCCAAAGCACACACAAAGCGAAAATTCTCCCTTCCGAAAGTCGATGCGCAATAGCAGCAACCACACAGCAGTCTCGGCCCTTTCCACCATCTCCGCTTCAAAGCAGAGAGGCATCCGAAAGACGGCGCGCAAAGTGTCTCACGGGCTCAGATCACGACTGCGGGGGCTTTTTGGCAGAGGAAAGAGTTCCGAGGACTCAGACAAGCATGAACTCGAACAAGTCGCGGCGGAGAATGATTCGGATGCAGAAAGTTGCTTGCACAACGGGGACGTTGAAGCGACCGAAGAAGCCTCTATGTTTCATGTTACATCGCATGTTCCTTCTTTGCACGACGTACCGTCCAACCAGCAGCTCAGGTCTCGCAAGGGTAGCGTTGAAAGCCTTGGAGACGGCGACCAGCATATTCCTGATGACAAGTCTCGTGTCACCAGCTGGACGAACTCGATGACAAATACAGTGACAAGCCATGGGACTACTGGAGACTGGGAGAGGCAGCGCCTCTCTGTGATTAAAGAGAATGGTACGCATATTCCGTCATCAGCTCGATCGATCGAATATCTGGAGCAGCAAACTAGAGACATGATTGCAGACATGTCGGTTGACAGCGAACGAGTCTACTCAGCCCTTATGGAGCGACTCGCACGCAAGGAGCCAACGGATAGGGTCCTGCAGTCTCAACCAGGCTCAGTCAAGTCTAGAGTAACGAACACCGGAGATAGTAATGGCCAATCCATCAATAGACAATGGGATTGCTCCACCATTCGGTGCGTTCGGCCTGATGATAACATTTTCAGAGACAACAAAGATCATTCCTCTCGAAGTTCAAGCTCAGCCACTGAGGTCCCCGAGCACAAGAACAAGCACCAGCCCCAAGCCGACCACACCTCTACAGTCGAACACACAGATGCACACACAGATGCATTGGATTGGAGCGATGATAGGACTCACTCTGAGAGCGAGCGTACTAGTGTTCTACTCCAAGGCCTGGAACCTCACAAGACGATCACCCAGAGGAGCTCTGCATTTTTCGCAAGTCCTTCTTGTCAATCGTTCCGTTCCCCAAGTCCTTATCGTCGTGCTCTCAGGGCAAGCCAGATGAActctgaagaagaacaagacgcTTTCCAGGGATCACGGTATCTACACTCACTATCGACCTTGTGCCTTCCTACGCGTCAAGACAGTAGCCCATCTTCAGGTAAGGACCTGCAGGTGGGAGATGCGGAAAGTGTTTACTCTTGTGTGGGTGATGATGCAAACCCGGTGCTTTCAGCTTCGGAGAACACCGCGGGACAGAATGAGACCTGCATCTACAATGATCCCGTACCGCCATTAGAGATTCCTGCCCGACTGTCATatcgtcaacaccaacgaGATACATCGACAGCCAGTTCTGTAGAATGGAAGACCTGGCTTAGTTCAAAAGTGTCACAGCTCGAAGCACCATTGACACCCAGCAAGCGAGAGAAATGGAATGACGTACTTCCAACACTGGGTCACGTTAGAGAACACGCTTCTATAGGTTCAACACCTGAGCATTTCACACCTACGAAGGATGGGACACCGAATCGCAGCCCTCTGAGCAACGTCAAGGGTAATGCACAAATCTTTCAAGGAGGAGGCAGCCCGACGCGATCAACGCGGCAAGTCTTGATAGGGTATGACGAGAACGCAGCACCGAGTTACAAAGCCAATACTTATACCAAGGGGCGGCCCCCATCTATACCGCCCAGGAGCACGTTGCGAGCGGTGCCATCTCTGCCAAGTGTCGGCTCAAGAGGATACATCCCAGATGCAGGATTGGTGAAGGAGATGCCGCGTATGCGATCACTAAATACAATAGGACGTCTCAATTCGACCCCGGAGGAGTCTATCAATAAGAGACGGTCCCGGACACGAGTGACTGGTTGGCAAGCCTCACCAACCAAGTCAAGCCCTGGGGTTCGTGCCCAACCTCCCCGAACCGGATCACCTGCGCTTCGAGGAGACTTTGGCTTGAAGTATCCGATCAGACCTCAGGCAGCAGAGAGGCAGCAGGGAGACACGTTGAGGGACCGAGAGTCTGATGCTCAAGCGATGGGCAGCAAGACGATGGTGGATCTGTTTTTGAGTAGCCGGCGGAACCAAGGAGACGGTAGGAGTAGTGGATTTGGTAGTTCACCAGCAGCGTTTCTTTGA
- a CDS encoding hypothetical protein (EggNog:ENOG41): MPQSQNSIDLELNRLNSPFSDSDSSDPDLPLTMDPVPAPKPRWLDPRPSSIFTRITTSLQPFTQYLKHILRPRLTLRYVACSVIGLYVLYCFVTWQPFFSSRLPAYSGPHDVGAVDLEIPLEKPKRLSETLLKSTKKPAFEVESVLFTVYYPAVKGARSKGALHPWVPKPLSLTAEGYARAAGVNNFIIRPIFTFALWVLVGSIRIPAKVDVPLLGSDGEKFPVMVFSHGSVSSRTDYTHYLGELASRGHVIAALEHRDGSCPGSMVQIKNKRDRPVFLLKESDLISEPPMNDTLLKKEQLAFRTEEIMQAIRVLKDVNDGKGKDIFASSSRGEGSTLDGWKDRLDFKHLTINGHSYGATGALQALKTANTTAANPAIGGIALDPGKSSGQLNTNIPVPLLVVHSNSWSKTHSIFFGRPHFDTVLDLVRGVRDKVGSAWFLTSIGTAHPSVTDAPLLQPLLLNFATGATADVKKALGEYVKVTMDFLEFTKTSKENGVLDEAVTHEKYGEWVSKDREKSFPKEYAKYWEVHVCPLDQDK; this comes from the coding sequence CCATGGATCCCGTTCCAGCGCCTAAACCGCGCTGGCTCGATCCTCGACCAAGCAGCATCTTCACACGCATCACTACCTCTCTCCAGCCCTTTACACAATACCTCAAACACATTCTCCGTCCGCGCCTAACATTGCGATACGTCGCGTGCTCTGTTATAGGTCTTTACGTGCTTTACTGCTTTGTAACATGGCAGCCGTTCTTCTCGTCGCGATTACCGGCTTATTCGGGTCCGCATGACGTGGGGGCCGTTGATCTGGAGATTCCGCTTGAGAAACCGAAGCGTTTATCTGAGACGTTACTAAAGAGTACGAAGAAGCCGGCATTTGAGGTGGAGAGTGTGCTGTTTACGGTGTATTATCCTGCTGTTAAGGGCGCGAGGTCAAAGGGTGCGCTGCATCCTTGGGTACCGAAACCGTTGAGTCTTACTGCGGAGGGATATGCGCGCGCCGCTGGAGTGaacaacttcatcatccGACCTATCTTCACATTTGCGCTATGGGTTCTCGTGGGCAGCATTAGAATCCCCGCCAAAGTAGACGTTCCGCTCTTGGGCTCCGACGGGGAGAAGTTTCCAGTCATGGTGTTTTCGCACGGGTCTGTGAGTTCGAGAACGGATTACACGCACTATCTCGGCGAACTCGCCAGTCGGGGCCACGTCATCGCTGCGCTTGAACATCGCGATGGAAGCTGTCCCGGCAGTATGGTccagatcaagaacaagagggaCAGGCCTGTGTTTCTCTTGAAGGAGAGCGATCTCATTTCTGAGCCGCCTATGAACGATACGTTGCTCAAGAAAGAGCAGCTTGCGTTTCGCACGGAGGAGATCATGCAGGCTATTCGGGTTTTGAAGGACGTCAATGACGGTAAGGGCAAGGATATCTTCGCCTCCAGCTCTCGGGGCGAAGGCAGCACGTTGGATGGGTGGAAGGATCGCTTGGACTTTAAGCACCTCACCATCAACGGCCATTCCTACGGCGCAACAGGTgctctccaagctctcaAGACAGCCAACACGACCGCTGCAAATCCCGCCATCGGCGGTATCGCTCTCGACCCCGGCAAATCCAGTGGtcagctcaacaccaacattccCGTGCCTCTGCTCGTCGTGCACTCCAACTCGTGGTCCAAGACACACAGCATCTTCTTCGGCCGTCCTCACTTCGACACAGTTCTGGATCTCGTCCGCGGCGTGCGCGACAAAGTCGGTTCAGCATGGTTTCTCACCAGCATCGGAACGGCGCATCCCAGTGTGACCGATGCGCCACTCCTACAGCCATTGCTGCTCAACTTTGCGACTGGCGCTACGGCGGATGTGAAGAAGGCCCTGGGTGAGTATGTCAAAGTTACGATGGACTTTTTGGAGTTTACAAAGACGAGCAAGGAGAACGGGGTACTGGATGAGGCGGTTACGCATGAGAAGTACGGAGAGTGGGTTAGCAAGGACAGGGAGAAGAGTTTTCCCAAGGAGTATGCTAAGTATTGGGAGGTTCACGTCTGTCCGCTCGACCAGGATAAGTAG
- the SPM1_1 gene encoding Subtilisin-like proteinase Spm1 (EggNog:ENOG41~MEROPS:MER0000356): MKSALTLSMAAVASAASFSVGTVHDKAAPILSSIDAETIPDSYIIKFKDHVDHAAASDHHMWVQDTHKQGETERLELRKRSIPFTDKTFSGLKHTFDIGDAFKGYAGHFDESMIEKVRNHPDVEFIERDTLVHTMVPVSQNMITEDKCDGETERQAPWGLARISHRNTLNFGTFNKYLYSSDGGEGVDAYIVDTGTNVDHVDFEGRAHWGKTIPSGDADEDGNGHGTHCSGTVAGKKYGVAKKANVYAVKVLRSNGSGSMSDVVKGVEFAATSHLEQKKKAKDGKRKGFKGSVANMSLGGGKTQALDAAVNAAVRTGIHFAVAAGNDNADACNYSPAAASEPVTVGASALDDSRAYFSNYGKCTDIFAPGLNIMSTWIGSKYAVNTISGTSMASPHIAGLLAYYLSLQPAEDSEYALASITPKKLKENLISVATEDALSDIPSDTPNLLAWNGGGCSDYKKIVEAGSYKVKAAPSSRVEEIKHAVEQEVNLVSGKLTTGAKELGSKAEKFSKKIHELVDEELEQFLKELNL; encoded by the exons ATGAAGTCCGCTCTCACCCTCTCTATGGCGGCTGTCGCCAGCGCTGCCTCCTTCAGCGTGGGCACCGTCCACGACAAGGCCGCTCCCATCCTCAGCTCCATCGATGCCGAGACCATCCCAGACTCGTACAtcatcaagttcaaggaccaTGTTGATCATGCCGCTGCCAGCGACCATCACATGTGGGTTCAGGACACACACAAGCAGGGCGAGACTGAGCGCCTCGAGCTGCGAAAGCGCTCCATTCCTTTCACAGACAAGACCTTCTCTGGCTTGAAGCACACCTTTGACATCGGTGATGCCTTCAAGGGCTATGCCGGCCACTTTGACGAGTCCATGATCGAGAAGGTCCGAAACCACCCTGAC GTCGAGTTCATTGAGCGGGACACTCTTGTCCACACCATGGTCCCTGTTTCCCAGAACATGATCACTGAGGACAAGTGCGACGGCGAGACCGAGCGACAGGCTCCTTGGGGTCTTGCCCGTATCTCCCACCGCAACACCCTCAACTTCGGTACCTTCAACAAGTACCTCTACTCTTCCGATGGTGGCGAGGGTGTCGATGCCTACATTGTTGACACTGGTACCAACGTTGACCACGTTGACTTCGAGGGTCGTGCCCACTGGGGTAAGACCATTCCCTctggcgatgctgatgaggatggcaacGGTCACGGTACTCACTGCTCCGGTACTGTCGCCGGTAAGAAGTACGGtgttgccaagaaggccaacgTCTATGCCGTCAAGGTCCTCCGATCTAACGGCTCTGGATCCATGTCCGACGTTGTCAAGGGTGTCGAGTTCGCTGCCACCAGCCATctcgagcagaagaagaaggccaaggacgGCAAGCGCAAGGGCTTCAAGGGCTCTGTCGCCAACATGtctcttggtggtggtaagACCCAGGCTCTCGATGCCGCCGTCAACGCCGCTGTCCGCACTGGTATTCACTTTGCTGTCGCCGCTGGCAACGACAACGCTGATGCCTGCAACTACTCCCCCGCTGCCGCCTCTGAGCCCGTCACCGTCGGTGCCTCTGCTCTCGATGACAGCCGTGCCTACTTCTCCAACTACGGAAAGTGCACTGACATCTTCGCCCCCGGTCTGAACATTATGTCCACCTGGATCGGCTCCAAGTATGccgtcaacaccatctctGGTACCTCCATGGCCTCTCCCCACATTGCTGGTCTCCTCGCCTACTACCTCTCTCTTCAGCCCGCTGAGGACTCCGAGTACGCCCTTGCTTCCATCACccccaagaagctcaaggagaaccTCATCTCCGTCGCCACTGAGGATGCTCTCTCCGACATTCCCTCCGACACCCCCAACCTGCTCGCCTGGAACGGCGGTGGCTGCAGCGACTACAAGAAGATTGTCGAGGCTGGTAGCTATAAGGTCAAGGCTGCTCCCTCTTCTCGCGTCGAGGAGATCAAGCACGCTGTCGAGCAGGAGGTCAACCTCGTCTCTGGCAAGCTGACCACTGGTGCCAAGGAGCTTGGCTCCAAGGCCGAGAAGTTCTCCAAGAAGATCCACGAGCTCGTcgatgaggagcttgagcagtTCCTTAAGGAGCTCAACCTGTAA